Proteins found in one Kiloniellales bacterium genomic segment:
- the csrA gene encoding carbon storage regulator CsrA, producing MLYLTRKIGESVIINGDIEVTVIDIRGKSIKLGFTFPSTATVLRREIHERIQAENRAALEGGNSGLDAEHANPPAAASEPDKGG from the coding sequence ATGCTGTATCTTACCCGTAAGATCGGCGAATCGGTCATCATCAACGGCGACATCGAAGTAACGGTGATCGATATCCGCGGGAAATCGATCAAGCTGGGCTTCACCTTCCCCTCGACCGCCACTGTCCTGAGGCGCGAGATCCACGAGCGCATCCAGGCGGAAAACCGCGCCGCCCTGGAGGGCGGCAACAGCGGTTTGGACGCCGAGCACGCGAATCCGCCGGCTGCGGCCTCGGAACCGGACAAGGGCGGCTGA
- the flgB gene encoding flagellar basal body rod protein FlgB, translated as MAGKLDIFQALVRRMQWLGQRQNVLAQNIANTDTPGYRPQDLKHGPFERVLARAVAAVQPAATHPAHLQGRSAKPGAVGSQDQRHTFETAPSGNAVVIEEQLINVAETQMSHQTMTNLYRKHTQMLRAALGSREG; from the coding sequence ATGGCTGGCAAACTGGATATCTTTCAAGCCCTTGTAAGGCGCATGCAGTGGCTTGGCCAGCGCCAGAACGTGCTGGCCCAGAACATCGCCAACACCGACACGCCCGGCTACCGGCCGCAGGACCTCAAGCACGGGCCCTTCGAGCGGGTCCTGGCGCGCGCGGTCGCGGCCGTCCAGCCGGCGGCCACCCATCCGGCCCACCTGCAGGGGCGGAGCGCGAAACCGGGGGCGGTCGGATCCCAGGATCAGCGCCACACCTTCGAGACCGCGCCTTCGGGCAACGCCGTCGTGATCGAAGAGCAGCTGATCAACGTGGCCGAGACCCAAATGAGCCACCAGACGATGACCAACCTGTACCGCAAGCACACCCAGATGCTGCGCGCGGCGCTCGGCAGCCGCGAGGGCTGA